In Salarias fasciatus chromosome 13, fSalaFa1.1, whole genome shotgun sequence, the sequence CAGGCGAACATTCTCTTTGTGTGCTTGATTGTTTCACCCAATTTTCAAATAGCGTTGCAGATTTTGTCAAGACATTATCAGAAATTAAACCCTTGTCATACTTTTACATTTAGTTGCATTAAAAAGATTTCAATTTAGATAGATGCATCATGTGAGCAGGTTAAGAAGCAAAGTGGGCAACCATCAGCAAACAGACAAAATGCATTTAATCCCCCATGGGGTTGATATGATTTGGTCAGCAATTAGGTAAAAATGTGTCAGGTTTGAATTAACATTGATCAAGAGAGTTGACACTAACACTGTGCATTCCTGATACTCCCTTCCAACATATTAGTCTGGATAATTGACAGGACAAAactgtaacaacaacaaaaaaaaagtattaacaGCAAACCGAACACTACAATGGATTATTGTCCTGATATCACACTGGATATTGCATCATCCTCGAATCCGACAACAGACTCCAGACTATTTACAGTTCAGAAGGTTAATGGCCTGAGGTATGCCTGTTGCAAAGCCTGGCTGTTCTGCACCTTGggctgtgtttcctcctgcgAGAAGCCGGCAGAGTAAACTTCATGATTTGGGCGTGTTCACTTTCTCAATGTACATCACTAGCAGGATAAAGTGACTCTTATCAGTTTGATCTTGGGTTTCTTTACAGTGGTAGGAAGAGCTTTTTGGAGTTGGGAAACTATCACCTACTTGTAGTGATGATTGTAGTTTCATTTTTTAGTTTAAGCTGAACAATAGCAACATTTACAACTATAATTCCTCATCAAGCCTTGGTTAaacccctgctgggtgaagtttctttaatctttgtgttttctgatgtaaTCATTGGTCCTGCATTGATGAGATTCTGCGTTAAGTGCCTTTTGTATTCGGCGTGACCCGGCATGTGATCTCTTTGTGTGTCTTGTCCCCCCAGAAAGCACCCGAAACTGAAGATCAACAGGCTGAAAGTCAAGTTGTTGCGAATCCCGAGCAGTATATCAAACACCCTTTGCAAAACAGGTGAGACCAGCAGCTGCTTAGTTTGGCATAATACTGAAAACGGTTGTTTCTGTTTCCCAAACTCCATTTTCTTGATGCAAATTATCAAGGGATGTTTTACAGCTTTTGTTGCAAAACATGCAGCTGCTCAATAATACATGTTCTTATGAGGGTACACAGGTCTGAAATATGTTTATGCTCAATTTTGCTTGTGGCAGAAACACAAATTTATAATGGCTCCAACGTGGCAGAAATATTGAACTGGAactatttcagtgtttcaatGAGGCAATCAGTTAAACGCAGAATGTAAGAAAAGGtgttaaaacatttctttcacttttctcaaTGTTGAATTCCTGTCTGTTTCGTCTTCCTGATGTTTGAGCAGtcatctctctgtctcctgaccTTTGGCCTCAAACAAAAAGGTCAAGGACTGATTTCACAATGTTTGCTCCTGGTTTGGGATATTTTAACTTGGCGTTGCTTTCAGTGCTTGAGTGGGGAATGCTGGTTATGAGTCAAAGTGGTGTTTTCATGACTCACACGATGCATGCTTAGTCACAGACACCTTGCTGATCTGACTTCTCAGTTAATCTGTTTCTGAGCTCATTCCTAGTGTGAACCGAAATATTTCAGTATGCGGTATGATGCAGGTGGTGTTCAGGGTGGAAACACAAGTGCTGGACTAAATTGTTGTTCCCTATTGTCCTTTTAGAAGTGTTATCGTGTTTCTTTGGTAGTGATGACCTATTCAAGAGCATTGTGTGGTCAGTTAGGGAGAGGCTGAATAGTTCATTCAATAAGTCTCTTCTAGGTCATTCTGCTggttcagctcagcttcagagGTGAAGGTTGTCCttatctgctgcttcagtcagcCTGACCTGCACTGTCCTCTCATTCTGAACAAGCTGGGGGCAGGCTTTGTGTCCTgctgaaacccccccccccctaactagtcacatttcagtttgttaCTTCTCTTTCCTCCCTGACTCTCTTTACATTTACTTCTGCCTGGAAGGAGGTAGACGACTTTTGATTCatctggaattttttttaatatatttgttGCAAATAGATTTATATAGAAACTTGTGCGTTTGCAGGTTCCTTTCTGAGTAATAAAGATGATCTCTTCTAAATGTTagtataaacaaaaaaaatctatacatCCTGCAAGTTTttagtgattaaaaaaacactagATAGCACTGATATCAATGATATGTTaaaaacaaccagcagaaaTTGCTCCACAGAGACGAGACATCATGTGTAATGTGTCTGATTGAGAGTGTGCCCCTGGTCTGAGGCGTGTAACTCCACAGATGGATCTGAACAGGCTGGGCAGCTCCGTTACTTCACTGTAACACAATCAGACACTTTAAAGTTTCAGGTCAGGCAGCAGGATTTTCATACGGCATCGGTGGTAACAGAAACCAGCAGCTGCctaaagagaggaaaagaaggtTTAGTTTTTGTAAATTTGTTTAGAAAATGGATGCAAGTCTGAACTAGGTTGCAGGGAATTGGCCAAAGAAAATTGTGCTTGTGTTTgcactgctatttttttttctcggtaAGAATGTGGAATATTTAGAGAAGGAATTCCCTAGTTTTTTTCATAACATTAATAATTTGATATTTTTCCAAAATTGATATTGTGCTTTTATTAGTGTGGCCTGGCCTGGTCAGTTCCGTCTGGTTGAAGATGGAGTTAAGTGATGTACAGAAGAATCTGGCCTTAGCAATGTATTAGTGAATAACTGTATGAAAAAATCTCTTTGATTACTTCTCTCTCTTATGAAGGATTTTCAACATGAATCCCAGTATAGTTTTTGGAAATACATTAATGAGGAGCGGtgctcattttctttcttctgataTTAAGTCGCAGTCCTCTCAGTGATCTTTCTTCATCACATGTAGCACAGCCTGTATCGGCATCGCGGAGCAGCTGCCCTCTTTCGCTTCCCTCTTCACTCTTGTTTAGTCTCCTTTGGTGTCCGTGTTTCAAAACAGGCCTTTGCAGCTCGCCACAATGCCGCGATTGCTCCACTGCAGAGCCTCACCTCCGTCTGAGTAACGGGTTAACTGGATTAGGCTTTTAGAGCCttcttgatttgatttgtggCGCGTTAGACTGGTGGGAAGAGCCCAGCTCTCCATAAACCTATCGTTACCTGGTATctgttatatttatttattttaatcatctTCATCAAGACGTATAGAGTCGCAGCACGGTCTGTATGTGTTCATCAGATCAATCATGCCTCTGTGCTCTCATTCCTGCCAAGGTTGGGTAATTCTCTGTCTTCCATCATGCTACTCTGTGTATACAACAAATGGGTGGAGTTGATACTGCAGTAGTACGGGATTGGGTGGGGGGGTCACAGGGTTCAGCTAATGTCCTCTTGCTGCCCTCCCCTGCTCATCCCACCCCTCCAGGGAATAGATGAAAGAATAACAGCAGTCGTAAACAAAGGCTGCATTTGTAGAGCTAGTGATGGCCGCCTCTTTCTTTTGCATCGACACAAATGCTATTGTAGGGATTCTGCTGTGAAACTGAATGTATATCTGTTCTTATGACTGTGTtcgtttttcatttcaaagcaaCAAAAGCAAGAGGCTTGAAGACATTTTCTAATTCTGCTTCTTTCGAAACctcatgatttcatttttagCTCAAACAAAAATCATCTCTGGTCTTGCAAATGGAGGAACTTGTAAGAAATGAAATGCCTGAGTCGTTCAATGCATGTGCAACATTTAAATTCTTGTTGTTTCCTCCCTCAGATGGGCCCTGTGGTATTTCAAGAACGACAAGAGCAAAAGCTGGACAGAGAACCTGCGTCTCATTTCCAAGTTTGACACAGTGGAAGACTTCTGGGCGTAAGTTTCCTCCACCAGGGTGTAGAGGCTGGAGGCATcgagaccttttttttttttttttttccacagcgctttttaaaaatgttacagAAGCAAAATAATTGATTTGACCCCACTCTGTCATGTAGACTGAGGAGCCTTTactgtctgtccatccgtcGCTCTGGCACAGAGGGAGAcatcctggtctctgctgcGTCTGCCAGCCCCCCTGTTCAAACTGAAACCACGCCCTAATCAGATAAACAAAACACCTCAACTGACTTCTCTCTGTGTGGCGGCGCAGTAACTGATTCTCACGGAGCCATTTTGCTGTGCACTGCAGGGCTCGTCCATTCAGTATCAGCTGGATCTATTATTGCACAGAAAGCGTGACCATAAACATCCTAACATCAGGTTTCCTGTAATCATGTTAAAGCGCCAGACTGCTGGACTCAAAGCGTCATGTCCTTCATATAgtgaagctttttccacattAGCTCCCTGGCGACCGTTAACATCTCCAGTTCTTCAACTCGTGCAGCCACCATGGGGTTTTATCATGTCGGCACTAACGCTTCCGtaaatgtgatttctgtgtGGCTTTGACATGTAAATCAAGCTAATCAATAGTTTCTTTCTGGTTTCTTACAGATTATACAACCACATACAGCAACCAAGCAAACTTGGCTTTGGCTGTGATTATTGCTTATTTAAGGTAAGTTaatttaattgtatttatttttgagaaATCAAAATGagtcagcagtgttgttggttgttttatCAATCATCGGGTGTTGTTATCTTACTGCTCTGTAATTGAACACCtcgggtttgtttttgttcttccagGATGGGATCAAGCCGATGTGGGAGGACGACCGAAACAAGCTGGGGGGTCGATGGCTGATGACTCTCAACAAACAGCAAAGACACAACGACCTTGACCGCTACTGGATGGAAACGGTTGGAGCTTTTTAGCAAGCTTTTGCTCTGCTCCTGTTAAATGACTCCGAGGCGTCAAAAGGCTCTCCCTCGCCGTAACTCACGCAGGGTGTCACATTTCCCGTGTGTTGCAGCTCCTGTGTTTAGTCGGTGAGTCATTCGACGAGGCGAGCGAGGACGTGTGCGGCGCTGTGGTCAACGTCAGACCCAAAGGTGACAAAATAGCCATCTGGACCAGCAACTGCCAAAACAGGGACGCCATCATGACGATAGGGTAAGCCGGAGTCTCTCCCCTTCCTCTCAGATGTGCAAAGCCAAGCCCAGTCGAGTTCTGCCCGGCCACTAGATGGCGACACTCGGTCAGCTTCGGTGCTCACGcctcctctgtgtctcttcCCCACCAGGCAACTTTACAAAGAGCGACTGAACATCCCCATCAAAGCCATGCTCGGCTACCAGTCACACGACGACACGTCCAGCAAGAGCGGCTCCACCACCAAGAACATGTACTCCGTTTGAAACCCCCTCCTCCGGCCCTCATTTCAACCCGCTGTAGATTTAAACAATTACCAATCTACTTCATCACAATAATTTTTGATTTGTCAAATACTGTAGTGTCCTTTCCTTTTATTGCAAAGAAGTTTTCGTCATGTGTACAGCCGGAGcttcccccccacacacacacacacacacacacgcacacacaaagcaaGCGGAGTTAGTTATTAAGGAGGAGACGAGTGTTTGGCTGGATATGTCATTTGTGAATAAGAAGACAcgtgatttctttttaaagctgaaGAGTTCTGTGGTTAATCCCAATGCCCTCCCTTAACTTAGCTGAGAACAACCTTATTGAATACCCAATGGCTTTGAGTTGCTATAAGAGAATTTAACTATAAAGccttgttttctattttcttcttcttcttcctcctacGCTGGGCTCCTCACtcctttacaaaaaaaagtgtttttcacttCACAGAGAAAGATTGTAAGTATTGTCCTCTCACAGAACAGATTTTAACAGCAGTTTTAACTTGATTTAACGAGAAGTGTTGAGCATGAGTCAAACTTTCCGATGCACCAGCTTGAAGAATCTGCAGTATCATAAAGGTTTGTTGAAGCTGTTGTCACACTCCGACGTATTAGGATTTATGGCCACTTATTGTTTCAGCCATGCTGGAATTGTGGGATATTGCTTGTAGTAGTttttgaactttattttttcttcttcttcttcttcttccccttacatttatttataatgTATGCATTGCAGTTACTTAGTTAAAGGCATCGATTCGATGAAACTcgtgtttattttctcttttttttcttcattttttgttaATAAGGTTAATATTGTGAACTACTGCATAtagatgacattttttttacagtgtaccatacagtaaaaaaaaaaaagctgacagATTTAGGTGTGCTTCTCTCTGTTTACTTCCTAACAAACTGTAGATAATGTTGCACTCCTCTCTTGGTTGATACAAAAGAAAGATGATATTCATTGTGAAATGATTTTGCTCATAATGTATCTTTATTATCTGTAATTCCAGGATGTATATTACCTTCTTTCGAGTAAAGGTTAAGTGCTTTGCATTAAAACCAAAACCATGTTGTCTCGttttgtggaagaaaaaaaaatatggcatCACAGAAAAGATTGCatagatgtttaaaaaaaaaaaaagtattaggATATTTTCAATGTTGGGAATACATTTCACagtcacagagcaaacactgaCTTGCTCGCACATTGAGCAACAGTTGAGCAATTTTACTCAACATGAGGCTGTGGTCTGTCTCTCATAGTGGAGTTTCAGATCTACTCTAATGAGCTAAAACTCAGAGAGACAATGGTGAATTGCATTGAATGCCACTTGTAATTTCATCACCAAGTTTCACATTgttaaatattgtaaatatgtattaaaaaaaaaaaaagtccagagaAAAGCTGCTGTAAACTTTCTGAATACTTGTTCCAAAGTGCATTTCACTTCAACTTGGTGACAGGTGCAGTTATCAAACAATTCTTTATGAAGTTACTGActtcatttaaacatttttagaCGGTTGCTAAGTATCCTACCCTGCCCACAGTAAACTTCTTGGGGGTGGGGAGGTGAAACTGTACAAACAAGTGAACTTTGAAGGAAAAAACTTCTGATTTTAGCTCAAAATAATGTCGCTGTTGGACTCCTCACCCCGGGAAATAACAGATTTGGATTTCAGGCTTGCTTTATGAAAGCTATATACACAAATCATTATACTTAGTCCCATGATGCACACACAGATACGACACGTACCTTGCCTAAAATCTTGTAAATAAAGACAATACTGCC encodes:
- the eif4e1c gene encoding eukaryotic translation initiation factor 4E family member 1c, producing MATSEPKAPETEDQQAESQVVANPEQYIKHPLQNRWALWYFKNDKSKSWTENLRLISKFDTVEDFWALYNHIQQPSKLGFGCDYCLFKDGIKPMWEDDRNKLGGRWLMTLNKQQRHNDLDRYWMETLLCLVGESFDEASEDVCGAVVNVRPKGDKIAIWTSNCQNRDAIMTIGQLYKERLNIPIKAMLGYQSHDDTSSKSGSTTKNMYSV